One window of the Cryptomeria japonica chromosome 7, Sugi_1.0, whole genome shotgun sequence genome contains the following:
- the LOC131857046 gene encoding SKP1-like protein 1B, which produces MAKDCKVKLKSSDDEMFEVDEAVAFESETIKNMIEDTGVESVVPLPNVNSKILAKVIEYCKYHVDAAKTSEETTALSELDVKKWDKEFVKVDQATLFDIIQAANYLNIENLLDLTCQTVADMIKGKTPEEIRKIFNIKNDYTREEEEEVRRENQWAFD; this is translated from the exons ATGGCGAAGGATTGTAAAGTGAAATTGAAGAGCTCAGATGATGAAATGTTCGAGGTTGATGAGGCCGTGGCATTTGAATCTGAAACAATCAAGAATATGATTGAGGATACAGGCGTGGAGAGCGTCGTGCCCTTGCCGAATGTGAACAGTAAGATCCTGGCGAAAGTTATCGAATATTGTAAGTATCATGTGGATGCTGCCAAAACCAGCGAAGAAACGACCGCCCTTTCGGAGTTGGATGTGAAGAAGTGGGATAAAGAGTTCGTGAAGGTGGATCAAGCTACCCTTTTTGATATTATACAG GCTGCAAACTATCTGAATATAGAGAATCTTCTGGACTTAACGTGCCAAACTGTAGCTGACATGATTAAGGGCAAAACACCAGAAGAGATCCGAAAGATATTTAACATAAAAAATGACTACACTCGTGAAGAGGAGGAAGAAGTCAGGCGTGAAAATCAATGGGCCTTTGACTAA